The following proteins come from a genomic window of Pyxidicoccus sp. MSG2:
- the rlmB gene encoding 23S rRNA (guanosine(2251)-2'-O)-methyltransferase RlmB, giving the protein MATRERPPRGRGGGDARGGSERGGGERGGGERRERGGEREDRRGSAESQQRFVYGVNPVLEALRAKPEEVERLYLVEGQLGARAAGELLSRARDAGVRVEKVTRERLGALSEGGVHQGVVVELRGYTYAELEDVLEAAKATGKPPLVVVLDGIQDPHNLGAIIRSANALGAHGVVIAKDRAVQVTGTVAKASAGAVEHTLIARVVNVSRALEELKEAGLWVAAADVEATEPMWSARLDGPLALVVGAEGTGVREGVLKHCDFRLRIPMTGQVGSLNASVSAGILLYEVARQRGSAPVR; this is encoded by the coding sequence GTGGCCACACGAGAGCGTCCTCCCCGGGGCCGTGGTGGTGGCGACGCGCGCGGTGGCAGCGAGCGCGGCGGTGGTGAGCGTGGTGGAGGCGAGCGCCGGGAGCGAGGAGGGGAGCGCGAGGACAGGCGTGGCAGCGCCGAGTCGCAGCAGCGTTTCGTCTACGGGGTGAACCCCGTCCTCGAGGCCCTGCGGGCGAAGCCGGAAGAGGTGGAGCGCCTCTACCTGGTGGAGGGGCAGCTCGGCGCCCGCGCGGCGGGAGAGCTGCTCAGCCGGGCGCGCGATGCTGGCGTCCGCGTGGAGAAGGTGACGCGCGAGCGCCTGGGCGCGCTGTCCGAGGGCGGCGTGCACCAGGGCGTGGTGGTGGAGCTTCGCGGCTACACGTACGCGGAGCTGGAGGACGTGCTCGAGGCGGCGAAGGCCACCGGCAAGCCTCCGCTGGTGGTGGTGCTCGACGGCATCCAGGACCCGCACAACCTGGGCGCCATCATCCGCTCGGCGAACGCGCTCGGTGCGCACGGGGTGGTGATTGCCAAGGACCGCGCGGTGCAGGTGACGGGCACCGTGGCCAAGGCGTCGGCGGGGGCGGTGGAGCACACCCTCATCGCCCGCGTGGTGAACGTCTCCCGCGCCCTGGAGGAGTTGAAGGAGGCCGGCCTGTGGGTGGCTGCGGCGGACGTGGAAGCCACCGAACCCATGTGGAGCGCCCGGCTGGACGGCCCCCTGGCCCTGGTGGTGGGGGCCGAGGGGACAGGCGTGCGGGAAGGCGTCCTGAAGCACTGCGACTTCCGCCTCAGGATTCCGATGACCGGTCAGGTCGGTTCACTGAATGCGTCCGTTTCGGCGGGCATTCTGCTATACGAGGTCGCCCGCCAGCGGGGGAGTGCCCCCGTTCGGTAG
- a CDS encoding ATP-grasp domain-containing protein, whose translation MKATLLSRSASIPSTRRLVEVGRARGHRMRVLNPLRVQMHLDGGSATLYYDRKKLAPTDVVLPRIAQSISTYGLAVVNQFGLARVPLVNHAQAIAQSRNKMRSLQLLSAHGIGIPATVMARDAAHLKEMVGLVGGVPVLVKLLQGQEKHGVMVCESLQSLEAALEAVLGLGHNLVMQEYVKSSGQDVRVLVVGGQAVAAVRRKPRPGRLAHTLNKGARLEVIELSPSQRATAEKATRLVGLEVAAVDMLDVQGQPKVFEVNSSPALPEMEAATGMDLATLIIERAEALVAGAPPVSLPDLSPPAVLPVPPATAPRKGNGRATKASAGGG comes from the coding sequence ATGAAAGCCACCCTCCTGTCGCGCTCCGCCTCCATCCCGTCCACCCGGCGCCTCGTCGAGGTGGGCCGCGCGCGGGGGCACCGGATGCGGGTGCTCAACCCGCTCCGCGTGCAGATGCACCTGGATGGGGGCAGCGCCACCCTCTACTACGACCGCAAGAAGCTGGCGCCCACGGACGTCGTCCTCCCCCGCATCGCCCAGTCCATCAGCACGTACGGGCTCGCGGTGGTGAACCAGTTCGGGCTGGCGCGCGTGCCGCTCGTCAACCACGCCCAGGCCATTGCCCAGTCGCGCAACAAGATGCGCTCGCTGCAACTGCTGTCCGCGCACGGCATCGGCATTCCCGCCACGGTGATGGCGCGTGACGCGGCCCACCTCAAGGAGATGGTGGGCCTGGTCGGTGGTGTTCCGGTGCTGGTGAAGCTGCTCCAGGGGCAGGAGAAGCACGGCGTCATGGTGTGCGAAAGCCTCCAGTCGCTGGAGGCCGCGCTCGAGGCGGTGCTGGGCCTGGGGCACAACCTCGTCATGCAGGAGTACGTGAAGAGCTCCGGCCAGGACGTGAGGGTGCTCGTGGTGGGCGGGCAGGCGGTGGCCGCGGTGCGCCGTAAGCCGCGCCCCGGGCGTCTGGCGCACACCCTCAACAAGGGCGCCCGGCTGGAGGTCATTGAACTGTCCCCGAGCCAGCGCGCCACCGCGGAGAAGGCCACCCGCCTGGTGGGGCTGGAGGTGGCGGCGGTGGACATGCTCGACGTGCAGGGGCAGCCCAAGGTCTTCGAGGTGAACAGCTCTCCCGCGCTTCCGGAGATGGAGGCCGCCACCGGCATGGACCTGGCCACCCTCATCATCGAACGTGCCGAAGCGCTGGTGGCCGGCGCGCCCCCCGTGTCCCTGCCGGACCTGTCACCGCCGGCGGTGTTGCCGGTTCCGCCGGCGACCGCGCCGCGGAAGGGGAACGGACGCGCGACGAAGGCGAGCGCGGGGGGCGGTTGA
- the cglB gene encoding adventurous gliding motility lipoprotein CglB — translation MRAKLTLLSALAFGTITGALATACQTYDFEPVEPLAIAQTTVEETIQARSRKPNIMMLVDISGSMTDPVNKADPDCQVPVDNHVETCGDSLPCNTAICPTRWTELQAAVPQFLANSGQFVRFGLTTYPETNGSTSSSVSCTPSSTLSVRKDLPAAEDDASLLTHANQINDLIQGIPNAGAGRPFGGTPTSLSLRFVGGLEGMQSKDRTNFVILLTDGLPNCNPDNVNDGTNPAACKCTQTGASACSGTFSRRGCLDMDASVTAVRELSGKDITTIVIGFGADTAEGDGPAVLDAMARAGGFARTCEAGQTSCGPNDPCDPVTRLCQRSFYQAGNQTELAQALEAISKKVVNPEPCLIPMDPSQLPSDPKLIVVYIDSERTLTGGNTWTLDDRGVLFNGAACERIKASSPDSPINIEIRAIRQR, via the coding sequence ATGCGCGCCAAGCTGACCCTCCTCAGCGCACTTGCCTTCGGCACCATCACGGGTGCCCTCGCCACGGCCTGTCAGACGTACGACTTCGAGCCGGTGGAGCCGCTCGCCATCGCGCAGACGACGGTCGAGGAGACCATCCAGGCTCGCAGCCGCAAGCCGAACATCATGATGCTGGTGGACATCTCCGGCTCGATGACGGACCCGGTGAACAAGGCGGATCCGGACTGCCAGGTCCCGGTGGATAACCATGTCGAGACGTGCGGTGACTCGTTGCCCTGCAACACGGCCATCTGTCCCACGCGCTGGACGGAGCTGCAGGCCGCGGTGCCGCAGTTCCTCGCCAACTCCGGCCAGTTCGTCCGCTTCGGCCTGACGACCTACCCGGAGACCAACGGCTCCACCTCCAGCAGCGTTTCGTGCACCCCCTCCTCAACGCTGTCCGTGCGAAAGGACCTGCCGGCGGCCGAGGACGATGCGTCCCTGCTGACGCATGCCAACCAGATCAACGACCTCATCCAGGGCATCCCCAACGCGGGGGCGGGCCGGCCCTTCGGCGGCACGCCCACCAGCCTGAGCCTGCGCTTCGTGGGGGGCCTGGAGGGAATGCAGTCCAAGGACCGCACGAACTTCGTCATCCTCCTCACGGACGGCCTGCCCAACTGCAACCCGGACAACGTCAACGATGGCACCAACCCGGCGGCGTGCAAGTGCACCCAGACGGGCGCGTCGGCGTGCTCTGGCACCTTCTCGCGGCGCGGCTGCCTGGACATGGACGCGTCGGTGACGGCGGTGCGGGAGCTGTCCGGCAAGGACATCACCACCATCGTCATCGGCTTCGGCGCGGACACGGCCGAGGGCGACGGCCCCGCGGTGCTGGACGCCATGGCCCGCGCCGGCGGCTTCGCCCGCACCTGCGAGGCAGGGCAGACGTCCTGCGGCCCCAATGATCCGTGTGACCCCGTGACGCGCCTGTGCCAGCGCAGCTTCTACCAGGCGGGCAACCAGACCGAGCTGGCCCAGGCCCTGGAGGCCATCAGCAAGAAGGTCGTCAACCCGGAGCCCTGCCTCATCCCGATGGACCCATCCCAGCTTCCGTCGGACCCGAAGCTCATCGTCGTCTACATCGACAGCGAGCGCACCCTCACGGGTGGCAACACCTGGACGCTGGATGACCGTGGCGTGTTGTTCAACGGCGCGGCCTGCGAGCGCATCAAGGCGTCCAGCCCGGACTCGCCCATCAACATCGAGATCCGGGCAATCCGCCAGCGCTAG
- a CDS encoding DsrE family protein translates to MAGRVFFFLQHATYEPAFQAASMGITAAAMGDEVYVVFAFDALRQLVGGGFGHPQGAREQEECARAEGLGVPPPARMLEEARALGVKLVACDTTVRICGFVPEELERTLDEVLGLASLWRLTQGARTLAL, encoded by the coding sequence ATGGCCGGACGCGTCTTCTTCTTCCTCCAGCACGCCACGTATGAGCCGGCGTTCCAGGCCGCCTCCATGGGTATCACCGCCGCGGCGATGGGTGACGAGGTGTACGTCGTCTTCGCCTTCGATGCGCTGCGACAGCTCGTCGGTGGGGGCTTCGGGCATCCCCAGGGCGCGCGTGAGCAGGAGGAGTGCGCCCGGGCGGAAGGCCTCGGCGTGCCTCCACCCGCGCGCATGCTGGAGGAGGCGCGGGCCCTGGGCGTGAAGCTCGTTGCCTGCGACACCACGGTGCGCATCTGCGGCTTTGTCCCGGAAGAGCTGGAACGCACGCTGGACGAGGTACTGGGACTGGCCTCGCTCTGGCGGCTCACGCAGGGCGCTCGCACCCTCGCGCTGTAA
- a CDS encoding HEAT repeat domain-containing protein yields MTTSLPSRSGAVASRLRRRWMPGVLGAALLLAGSGVMARMNTRATVEPPSAPGTDALPSSELRARVLALLDASQAGAREEAWRRLGPDAAPVLTALAVDRETPVARRALALTSLAMVDPAGGAGSIREVLEDARAPADVRASAAVALGRCLGLEAIPALLNRLRDREDRVREAVAVTLGRLGGQQVRQALEDRLPLEERPLVREALQRGLTLVEP; encoded by the coding sequence ATGACGACATCCCTGCCCTCTCGTTCTGGCGCTGTTGCTTCGCGCCTCCGTCGACGCTGGATGCCGGGCGTGCTCGGTGCGGCGCTGCTGCTCGCCGGCTCCGGCGTCATGGCCCGGATGAACACGCGCGCCACCGTGGAGCCGCCCTCCGCTCCGGGCACGGACGCCCTCCCCTCCAGTGAGCTGCGGGCCCGGGTGCTCGCGCTGCTGGATGCCTCGCAGGCGGGAGCGCGGGAGGAGGCCTGGCGCCGGCTGGGGCCCGACGCCGCACCCGTGCTCACCGCACTCGCAGTGGACCGCGAGACGCCCGTCGCTCGACGTGCGCTGGCCCTGACCTCGCTGGCGATGGTGGACCCGGCGGGTGGCGCGGGCTCCATCCGCGAGGTGCTGGAGGATGCGCGCGCTCCCGCGGACGTGCGCGCCAGCGCGGCGGTGGCCCTGGGCCGATGCCTGGGACTGGAGGCCATTCCCGCCCTCCTCAACCGACTGCGGGACCGCGAGGACCGCGTGCGCGAGGCCGTCGCCGTGACGCTCGGACGCCTGGGCGGGCAGCAGGTGCGGCAGGCGCTGGAGGACCGACTGCCCCTGGAGGAGCGCCCCCTCGTCCGCGAAGCGCTCCAGCGCGGCCTCACCCTCGTCGAGCCTTGA
- a CDS encoding HAD family hydrolase, translating into MGAMRPTVLLFDIDGTLVTTGGAGRRSMDFAFEQLHGRRDACDSFSMSGMTDRAIVRKALNIIGAEDSTGAIDAVIAAYLAHLTEEVRRVDDQRYRVFPGMREAVLEARSRTGFAVGLGTGNVREGARVKLERVGIYDQFAFGGFGCDAEDRVELIRCGAKAGAALLGAPVDDCRVVVIGDTPKDVHAARGIGAECIGVGTGTYTAEALLKAGANVAYPDFTHREAMTVLLGGR; encoded by the coding sequence ATGGGGGCCATGCGGCCTACCGTCCTGCTCTTCGACATCGATGGAACCCTCGTCACCACCGGAGGCGCCGGGCGCCGCTCCATGGACTTCGCCTTCGAGCAGCTCCATGGGCGCCGCGACGCGTGCGACTCGTTCAGCATGTCCGGGATGACGGACCGGGCCATCGTCCGCAAGGCGCTGAACATCATCGGCGCGGAGGACTCGACCGGGGCCATCGACGCGGTCATCGCCGCCTACCTCGCCCACCTCACCGAGGAGGTGCGGAGGGTGGATGACCAGCGCTACCGCGTCTTCCCGGGCATGCGGGAGGCCGTGCTCGAGGCCCGCTCGCGCACGGGCTTCGCGGTGGGCCTGGGCACCGGCAACGTGCGTGAGGGCGCTCGCGTGAAGCTGGAGCGCGTGGGCATCTATGACCAGTTCGCCTTCGGCGGCTTCGGCTGCGACGCCGAGGACCGCGTGGAGCTCATCCGCTGCGGCGCGAAGGCCGGCGCGGCGCTGCTCGGCGCCCCCGTGGACGACTGCCGCGTGGTCGTCATCGGCGACACACCCAAGGATGTGCACGCGGCCCGGGGCATCGGCGCGGAGTGCATTGGCGTGGGCACCGGCACCTACACGGCAGAGGCCCTGCTCAAGGCCGGCGCCAACGTCGCCTACCCGGACTTCACGCACCGCGAAGCCATGACGGTGCTGCTCGGCGGACGCTGA
- the hrpB gene encoding ATP-dependent helicase HrpB, producing MADVALPIDPLLPEIVSTLRGSRSLVLEAPPGAGKTTRVPRALLEAGLGQGKEIVVLQPRRLPTRLAAQRVSEEIGERVGDTVGYQVRFEDVRSAKTRLSFVTEGVLGRRLLSDPKLKDVGIVVLDEFHERHLSADISLALLRRLQETARPDLKVVVMSATLEAEPIRAYLGGCPSLRSEGRRFDVSVEYLPAPDERYLDQQVLSGIKRVFANGLDGDVLVFLPGAGEIRRARDVCAEFAERHGTDVLPLHGDLSPAEQDRAVRRSPRRKIILSTNVAETSVTIDGVAVVIDTGLARVASHSPWSGLPQLKLSKVSRASAIQRAGRAGRTRAGQCLRLYTQHDFDGRPEQEAPEIRRMDLAETVLSLRASGVTDLASFPFFESPPPASLDAAETLLRRLGAVDAKGLVTDVGQRLLRFPVHPRQARVIVEGERRGVGNEAATLAALMGERDIRREARANLGSGSRGSAVVSGPSDLLELLERFREAERANFASGRLHSLSLEAGAVQSVDRVQKQLRRAVRGQGARPHRPEDVEQSLMLSVLAGYPDRVARRRRPRAPELLLFGGGTVSLSEMSVVQDADLMVAVDAEERPGRGAMVRIASAVEPEWLLDLYPDALEEVDTLQWNAEARRVERLTRLSYGNLVLEETRTPAPPSEAAARVLVEAALAAGPGKFADPEALEQWRTRVALLAQAFPEAKFPAVDDAFLRDALASLCSDARSFKDLEGVSLLDALYARLTSEQQRLLATHAPERVTLPGGRGVKVHYEPGKPPWVESRLQDFFGMAQGPNVCAGRVPLVLHLLAPNMRAVQVTTDLAGFWERHYPAIRKELCRKYPRHSWPEDPRHAQPPAPKPPRR from the coding sequence ATGGCGGACGTCGCCCTTCCCATCGATCCCCTCCTGCCGGAAATCGTCTCCACGCTGCGGGGCTCGCGCTCGCTCGTGCTGGAGGCCCCTCCCGGCGCGGGCAAGACGACGCGCGTCCCCCGGGCGCTGCTGGAGGCGGGGCTCGGACAGGGCAAGGAGATTGTCGTCCTCCAGCCGCGCCGCCTCCCCACCCGGCTCGCCGCCCAGCGCGTCTCCGAGGAGATTGGCGAGCGCGTCGGAGACACCGTCGGCTACCAGGTCCGCTTCGAGGACGTGCGCAGCGCGAAGACGCGCCTGTCCTTCGTCACCGAGGGCGTGCTCGGCCGCCGCCTGCTGTCCGACCCGAAGCTGAAGGACGTGGGCATCGTCGTGCTCGACGAGTTCCACGAGCGGCACCTGTCCGCGGACATCTCGCTCGCCCTGCTGCGCCGGCTCCAGGAGACCGCGCGCCCCGACCTCAAGGTCGTCGTCATGTCCGCCACCCTGGAGGCCGAGCCCATCCGGGCATATCTCGGAGGTTGTCCCTCCCTGCGCTCCGAGGGCCGCCGCTTCGACGTGAGCGTCGAGTACCTCCCCGCACCCGATGAGCGGTACCTCGACCAGCAGGTGCTCTCCGGCATCAAGCGCGTGTTCGCCAACGGCCTCGACGGCGACGTGCTCGTCTTCCTTCCCGGCGCCGGAGAAATCCGCCGCGCGCGCGACGTCTGCGCCGAGTTCGCCGAACGCCACGGCACCGACGTGCTTCCGCTCCACGGAGACCTCTCCCCCGCCGAGCAGGACCGCGCCGTGCGCCGCAGCCCGCGCAGGAAGATCATCCTCTCCACCAACGTGGCGGAGACCTCCGTCACCATCGACGGCGTGGCCGTGGTCATCGACACCGGACTGGCGCGCGTGGCCAGTCACTCGCCCTGGTCCGGCCTGCCGCAGCTCAAGCTGTCCAAGGTCAGCCGCGCCTCCGCCATCCAGCGTGCGGGCCGCGCCGGCCGTACGCGCGCCGGCCAGTGCCTGCGCCTCTACACCCAGCACGACTTCGACGGTCGCCCCGAGCAGGAGGCCCCCGAAATCCGCCGCATGGACCTGGCGGAGACGGTGCTCTCCCTGCGCGCCTCCGGCGTGACGGACCTGGCCTCCTTCCCCTTCTTCGAGTCGCCTCCCCCCGCCTCGCTCGACGCCGCGGAGACGCTGCTGCGCAGGCTGGGCGCGGTGGACGCGAAGGGGCTCGTCACGGACGTGGGCCAGCGACTCCTGCGCTTCCCCGTCCACCCGCGCCAGGCCCGCGTCATCGTCGAGGGCGAGCGCCGGGGCGTGGGCAACGAAGCCGCCACGCTCGCGGCCCTCATGGGCGAGCGCGACATCCGCCGCGAGGCCCGCGCCAACCTCGGCAGTGGCAGCCGTGGCTCCGCCGTCGTCAGCGGCCCGTCCGACCTGCTGGAGCTGCTCGAGCGCTTCCGCGAGGCCGAGCGCGCGAACTTCGCCTCCGGGCGTCTGCACTCGCTCTCGCTGGAGGCCGGCGCGGTGCAGTCCGTGGACCGTGTGCAGAAGCAGCTCCGGCGCGCGGTGCGAGGCCAGGGTGCGCGCCCCCACCGCCCCGAGGACGTGGAGCAGTCGCTGATGCTCAGCGTGCTCGCCGGCTATCCGGACCGTGTGGCACGCCGTCGCCGTCCCCGCGCGCCCGAGCTGCTCCTGTTCGGCGGCGGCACCGTCTCCCTCTCCGAGATGAGCGTGGTGCAGGACGCCGACCTCATGGTCGCCGTGGACGCCGAGGAACGGCCGGGGCGTGGCGCCATGGTCCGCATCGCCAGCGCCGTGGAGCCCGAGTGGCTCCTGGACCTCTACCCGGATGCACTGGAGGAGGTGGACACCCTCCAGTGGAACGCCGAGGCCCGCCGCGTCGAGCGCCTCACCCGCCTGTCCTACGGCAACCTCGTGCTGGAGGAGACGCGCACCCCCGCTCCTCCATCCGAAGCAGCCGCCCGTGTGCTCGTCGAGGCCGCGCTCGCCGCCGGACCGGGGAAGTTCGCGGACCCGGAGGCCCTGGAGCAGTGGCGCACGCGCGTGGCCCTGCTGGCGCAGGCCTTCCCCGAGGCGAAGTTCCCCGCCGTGGACGACGCCTTCCTGCGCGACGCGCTGGCCTCGCTGTGCTCCGACGCGCGCAGCTTCAAGGACCTGGAGGGTGTGTCACTCCTCGACGCGCTCTACGCTCGGCTCACCTCCGAGCAGCAGCGGCTGTTGGCCACCCATGCGCCGGAGCGGGTGACGCTGCCGGGCGGACGCGGCGTCAAGGTGCACTACGAGCCGGGCAAGCCGCCGTGGGTGGAGTCACGCCTCCAGGACTTCTTCGGCATGGCCCAGGGACCCAACGTCTGCGCGGGCCGCGTCCCGCTCGTGCTGCACCTGCTGGCGCCCAACATGCGCGCGGTACAGGTGACGACGGATCTGGCCGGCTTCTGGGAGCGGCACTACCCGGCCATCCGCAAGGAGCTGTGCCGCAAGTACCCGCGGCACTCGTGGCCCGAAGACCCGCGCCACGCCCAGCCGCCCGCGCCGAAACCACCTCGGCGCTGA
- a CDS encoding GNAT family N-acetyltransferase, which translates to MATPTDTTAPVIITQIQGEAELMQALAIREVVFIEEQHVPEGIERDAEDANAYHVIANQGGHAIGTGRLVMLPQAPANQPGRWGQIGRMAVLQSHRKARVGSLLLTTLEDEARRRGVTGIMLHAQLYALEFYKKHGYEPVGAVFQEAGIDHLEMHKRL; encoded by the coding sequence ATGGCCACTCCCACGGATACCACCGCGCCCGTTATCATCACCCAGATTCAGGGTGAGGCGGAGCTCATGCAGGCGCTCGCCATCCGCGAAGTGGTGTTCATCGAGGAGCAGCACGTCCCCGAGGGCATCGAGCGCGACGCGGAGGACGCCAACGCCTACCACGTCATCGCCAACCAGGGCGGCCATGCCATCGGCACGGGGCGCCTGGTGATGCTGCCGCAGGCTCCCGCCAACCAGCCCGGCAGGTGGGGGCAGATTGGCCGCATGGCGGTGCTCCAGTCGCACCGCAAGGCGCGCGTGGGCTCGCTGCTGCTGACCACGCTGGAGGACGAAGCGCGCCGGCGTGGCGTCACGGGCATCATGCTGCACGCGCAGTTGTACGCGCTCGAGTTCTACAAGAAGCACGGCTACGAGCCGGTGGGCGCCGTCTTCCAGGAAGCCGGCATCGACCACCTGGAGATGCACAAGCGCCTGTAA